A single window of Vibrio stylophorae DNA harbors:
- the nlpI gene encoding lipoprotein NlpI has translation MYLSLTGCSALTNSSDTYWQAPPMAIPLQPTLELEAQLVRIDQILAKPDLNDDIRAQLYFRRGLVYDNLGLRDIARVDYEASLNLMPAQPEVYNQLGVYFTQSGEYDMAYQAFSSALELDQSHDFALRNRGIAFYYGKRYQLAEKDLLSHYENNPNDPYRILWLYLNEMESQPEQAKANLESRYQAAKKEGWGWYMVEIYRQKQSDDAIIKGLISTAPDNRALAERLCEAYFYLGKRYLHEGKTQAAFDLFKLAMAANVQDFVEHRYALLELEGILQTQMNQANAHETAK, from the coding sequence ATGTATCTCAGTTTGACGGGATGTAGTGCCTTAACAAACAGTAGTGATACTTACTGGCAAGCGCCGCCTATGGCGATTCCACTTCAGCCCACACTTGAGCTAGAAGCGCAGCTCGTGCGTATTGATCAAATCTTAGCGAAACCAGATCTAAACGATGATATTCGCGCTCAGCTCTATTTTCGCCGTGGCTTGGTTTATGACAACCTTGGCCTACGTGATATCGCCCGGGTTGACTACGAAGCCTCTTTAAATTTGATGCCAGCACAGCCAGAAGTGTACAACCAGCTTGGGGTTTATTTTACCCAAAGTGGCGAGTATGACATGGCCTATCAGGCCTTTAGTTCTGCTTTAGAGTTGGATCAAAGCCATGATTTTGCGCTACGTAATCGCGGTATCGCATTTTATTACGGCAAGCGTTATCAGCTCGCTGAAAAAGATTTACTGAGCCATTATGAGAATAACCCAAACGATCCTTATCGAATTTTGTGGCTCTATCTGAATGAAATGGAAAGCCAACCAGAGCAGGCAAAAGCCAACTTAGAGTCGCGTTATCAGGCCGCGAAAAAAGAGGGCTGGGGTTGGTATATGGTGGAAATTTACCGACAAAAACAGAGTGATGATGCGATTATCAAAGGTTTAATTAGCACCGCACCAGATAACCGCGCGCTTGCTGAACGACTCTGTGAAGCCTATTTTTACTTAGGTAAACGCTATCTCCATGAAGGCAAAACGCAGGCGGCATTTGATCTATTTAAGCTTGCCATGGCCGCTAATGTGCAAGATTTTGTCGAGCATCGCTATGCGCTCTTAGAGCTGGAAGGGATTTTGCAAACGCAAATGAACCAAGCAAACGCCCATGAGACTGCGAAGTAA
- a CDS encoding M48 family metallopeptidase: MRANTVKGALIAAGCSALLACSASPTGRNQLLMFSSQEMSALGVQSFEQIKQQENIERDPKVNAYVQCVANAITPYVPRDGSFQQWEVVVFDSPQVNAFALPGGKIGVYTGLLNVARTQDQLAAVIGHEIAHVVAQHSNERLSRSQLANAGLQITSIAVAGSDYSQYHDLTMQALGLGVQVGVLLPYGREQESEADVVGLDYMAQAGFDPSQSIALWQNMAKASQGQQPPELLSTHPSYSHRIRDLKATQARLPQYNKKAPDCERFLK; encoded by the coding sequence ATGCGAGCAAATACGGTCAAAGGGGCATTGATTGCTGCAGGTTGTAGTGCTTTGCTGGCTTGTAGTGCCTCTCCAACCGGCCGTAATCAGCTATTGATGTTTTCTTCACAAGAGATGTCCGCACTGGGTGTGCAATCTTTTGAGCAGATCAAGCAGCAAGAAAATATAGAGCGCGATCCAAAAGTGAACGCTTACGTTCAGTGTGTGGCCAATGCAATCACACCTTATGTGCCAAGGGACGGCTCATTTCAGCAGTGGGAGGTGGTTGTATTTGATAGCCCACAAGTCAATGCCTTTGCACTGCCTGGCGGAAAAATCGGTGTTTATACTGGTCTTTTGAATGTCGCTAGGACTCAAGATCAACTTGCTGCCGTTATTGGTCATGAGATTGCGCATGTGGTCGCGCAGCATAGTAATGAACGTCTTTCTCGCTCGCAATTGGCCAATGCAGGATTACAAATCACCAGTATTGCTGTGGCGGGCAGCGACTATAGCCAATACCATGATTTGACTATGCAAGCACTTGGCTTAGGTGTGCAGGTCGGTGTCTTACTGCCCTATGGACGAGAGCAAGAGAGCGAAGCCGACGTGGTTGGCCTCGACTATATGGCGCAAGCTGGATTTGACCCAAGCCAAAGTATCGCGCTGTGGCAGAATATGGCTAAAGCCTCGCAAGGTCAGCAGCCCCCCGAGCTACTTTCAACACATCCCTCATACAGTCATCGCATTCGCGATCTGAAAGCCACACAGGCTCGACTTCCGCAATACAATAAAAAAGCGCCCGATTGCGAGCGCTTTTTGAAGTGA
- a CDS encoding PilW family protein, translating to MVCQAVSKFSFQKGSLGFSLVELLIAMTLGLIVIGIVGTVYTSGMKNSTVAMKRMALYQSLNDAISIMALEIGRAGHSESTGETSKLNGATTSVTVHPAASVPVSSDCIDYIYRRKIPGGALSDQNGAFFIDESHGVQSLFWVKNSNPGVATMALCNSKYTPPLTDPDVVEITHFKLEQKKVTQGEQVSNYIIVHLEGRLRHDHAMKTTIQREIKVRNWD from the coding sequence ATGGTTTGCCAAGCTGTTAGTAAATTTTCATTTCAAAAAGGCTCACTGGGTTTTTCATTGGTTGAATTATTGATAGCGATGACTCTAGGGTTAATTGTTATTGGTATTGTTGGAACGGTTTATACATCAGGAATGAAGAACTCTACGGTCGCAATGAAACGTATGGCACTTTATCAAAGCCTAAATGATGCTATCTCTATTATGGCTTTGGAAATAGGTCGCGCAGGCCATAGTGAATCTACTGGAGAGACCTCAAAGTTAAATGGTGCGACAACATCAGTTACAGTCCATCCTGCTGCCAGTGTACCTGTAAGTAGTGATTGTATTGATTATATCTATCGTCGAAAAATCCCAGGTGGTGCATTAAGTGATCAAAATGGTGCTTTTTTTATTGATGAAAGTCATGGCGTCCAAAGTTTATTTTGGGTGAAAAATTCAAACCCAGGCGTTGCGACAATGGCACTTTGTAATTCCAAATATACACCGCCATTAACAGATCCTGATGTGGTTGAAATTACTCATTTTAAATTAGAGCAGAAAAAAGTAACACAGGGTGAGCAAGTGTCAAATTATATAATTGTTCATTTGGAAGGTCGTTTACGACATGATCATGCGATGAAAACAACCATTCAGCGTGAAATTAAAGTTAGAAACTGGGATTAA
- a CDS encoding type IV pilus modification PilV family protein encodes MINFKVRGFGLIEVLIALALVMVGVVGLVKIQAYLGQKNEYAYGAMIALQQAENKFEFFKSHNPSVGSYFTYDDIVTGSEVSTVNDIDYHMSWVVTDSIPELGALTPTFSLKEILLTVTWQDQYNIEQSLQLQTAISRYSKY; translated from the coding sequence ATGATTAATTTTAAAGTGCGTGGTTTTGGTTTAATTGAAGTTCTCATTGCTTTAGCTTTAGTTATGGTTGGGGTGGTTGGATTGGTTAAAATACAAGCATACCTGGGTCAAAAAAATGAATATGCCTATGGTGCAATGATTGCATTGCAACAAGCTGAAAATAAATTTGAATTTTTTAAGTCTCATAATCCTAGTGTGGGAAGTTATTTTACATATGATGACATCGTAACTGGATCGGAAGTTAGTACTGTTAATGATATTGACTATCATATGTCTTGGGTTGTTACGGACTCAATCCCTGAGCTCGGAGCCTTAACTCCGACATTTTCTTTAAAAGAAATTCTACTTACAGTGACATGGCAAGACCAATATAACATAGAGCAGAGTTTACAATTGCAGACTGCTATTTCTAGGTACAGCAAATATTGA
- a CDS encoding GspH/FimT family pseudopilin, with translation MARMARISKGFTLIELIIAIAVLAVLVAAAAPSFKGQIEARRLLKVADELQWTMTQAKSFAVMQNKLAYVHILGGGGDWCVVVGAWDDPPKSCDNSAISSWPFFTSSKKNKRIQFSYTGNDLISVDPVRGSFNQGGSLKVFTGDTSTVSVSYLQNGRVRKCAVGGKAYGLPSC, from the coding sequence ATGGCTCGAATGGCTCGAATATCCAAAGGTTTTACTTTGATTGAATTGATTATTGCAATCGCTGTACTTGCAGTACTGGTTGCCGCGGCTGCTCCGAGTTTTAAAGGACAGATAGAAGCAAGGCGACTACTCAAGGTCGCTGATGAGTTACAGTGGACTATGACACAAGCAAAATCTTTTGCGGTGATGCAGAATAAGCTTGCGTATGTTCACATTTTAGGTGGTGGTGGTGATTGGTGTGTTGTTGTTGGCGCATGGGATGATCCACCTAAAAGTTGTGATAATTCAGCTATCAGTAGTTGGCCTTTTTTCACATCATCAAAGAAAAATAAACGAATTCAATTTTCTTACACTGGAAATGATTTGATATCTGTTGATCCGGTGCGTGGCTCTTTTAATCAAGGGGGAAGCTTAAAAGTTTTCACCGGTGATACATCAACTGTATCAGTTAGTTATTTGCAAAATGGTCGCGTAAGAAAATGTGCCGTAGGAGGAAAAGCATATGGTTTGCCAAGCTGTTAG
- a CDS encoding PilZ domain-containing protein, producing the protein MPQNDYNGLIEQLIPLYDDPAFATTLARFTKGLPPSAELIIKMELKRLYTPCTKPIDLRGRVQGECRKYRLNQVEHWLDDVAVNLYPRVLTRFGNRYTQGCWEMLTQTHNSYRMIEQRRKQQIEPRATQQEAIPHNEVEGIRFGHYLARRESRLQIATIAFISLPEGQQLHGTTSDISSSGAKIKVPSSFRYSLGQVLRISFPELAADCPNSPLETGIRYRILGIDDHQDSAIKWLRLCLVDEEPLLAPVLEAKIKQHKGTRHDIEDVLLQTRISGYEQYYLNHSNTLPLFFAGNELKYVQLSSNNQSLWNYWHDERKQPVMHHLFHADRMASLACAGLSHSRALIYCFDHIHQGKRYFYSATSTELSPEQRQLFWHLGATRPSWRVLRLTMHQLLPNEIDALSQDGMPIAPSIKALTHIGLLQDITPSSRGEDYLRVSKPTTPSSSLNHFCHGRHHKHQIETVYLDRKPKRKEPRYHFKIAVRIDDTQGNTLADGETIDFSARGLNIQLQSPVHLTSGSQICVSFPELQQKDPNAPLSQLLYKVVQLSPCGHNIRMTVEDSVDRHQGERFLRRLINFNLEKLTIEQEQIAAQDLLNHMHQLLLPRLNSLPFFSSKQDHKVTVKVLGVNFPLAPLPKLLQQCSHSRHFSLAPLLASRQQQLLVTPVRQRDKPQGLMTEIYLAAILESHQLPKLVAKLESDFESVQSRIQFIHQAQKVGQFFALRFHHSPISARPIELRQALEKLAKAKLHRARAIEDEFTNLVGCGELIDITDEVLVRLEIG; encoded by the coding sequence ATGCCGCAAAACGATTATAACGGACTGATTGAACAATTAATCCCGCTTTATGACGATCCCGCCTTTGCAACTACTCTGGCGCGCTTTACTAAGGGATTGCCCCCATCGGCTGAGCTCATCATTAAAATGGAGCTTAAGCGTTTGTATACCCCTTGCACCAAGCCCATTGACCTGCGCGGTCGCGTTCAAGGCGAATGTCGAAAATATCGCCTCAACCAAGTTGAGCATTGGCTTGATGATGTAGCGGTCAATCTTTATCCCCGCGTTTTAACCCGTTTTGGTAACCGTTATACGCAGGGCTGCTGGGAGATGCTCACCCAGACGCATAACAGCTATCGCATGATTGAGCAGCGCCGCAAACAGCAGATTGAGCCTAGAGCCACGCAACAAGAGGCGATTCCCCACAACGAAGTAGAAGGGATCCGTTTTGGCCACTACCTTGCGCGCCGCGAGTCTCGTTTACAAATCGCCACCATTGCTTTTATCAGCTTGCCTGAAGGCCAGCAGTTACATGGCACCACCAGCGATATCTCCAGCTCAGGCGCGAAAATTAAAGTGCCAAGTTCTTTTCGCTACAGCCTGGGCCAAGTACTACGCATTAGCTTTCCAGAGCTGGCGGCAGACTGCCCCAATAGTCCACTTGAAACCGGTATTCGTTATCGCATCTTAGGCATTGATGATCACCAAGACAGCGCCATCAAATGGCTTCGCCTTTGCTTAGTGGATGAAGAGCCACTCCTCGCGCCAGTGCTGGAAGCGAAAATCAAACAGCACAAAGGAACACGCCACGATATTGAAGATGTATTGCTGCAAACACGAATCAGCGGTTATGAGCAGTACTATCTCAATCACAGCAATACCTTGCCGCTGTTTTTTGCGGGTAATGAACTCAAATATGTTCAGCTTTCTAGCAATAACCAATCGCTTTGGAACTACTGGCACGACGAGCGCAAACAGCCTGTGATGCATCACCTGTTCCATGCCGATCGCATGGCCAGCCTTGCTTGCGCCGGATTAAGCCACAGCCGCGCGTTAATCTATTGTTTTGATCATATTCATCAGGGCAAACGCTATTTTTATAGCGCCACCAGCACAGAGCTCAGCCCTGAGCAACGACAGCTGTTTTGGCATTTGGGTGCAACCCGGCCTAGCTGGCGCGTATTGCGCCTCACCATGCATCAATTGCTGCCCAATGAAATTGATGCGCTAAGCCAAGATGGCATGCCCATTGCGCCTTCCATTAAAGCACTGACGCATATTGGCCTATTGCAAGACATCACGCCAAGCAGTCGCGGTGAGGATTACTTACGCGTTTCCAAACCCACCACGCCATCAAGTTCACTCAATCATTTTTGCCATGGTCGCCACCATAAGCATCAGATTGAAACTGTGTATTTAGATCGCAAACCCAAACGCAAAGAGCCGCGCTACCACTTTAAAATCGCAGTACGTATTGATGATACCCAAGGCAATACATTGGCCGATGGTGAAACCATCGACTTCTCTGCGCGTGGCTTAAATATTCAGCTGCAAAGTCCTGTGCACCTGACCAGCGGCAGTCAAATTTGTGTCAGCTTTCCAGAGCTACAACAAAAAGATCCCAATGCGCCACTGTCACAACTGCTTTATAAAGTGGTGCAGTTAAGTCCATGTGGCCACAATATTCGCATGACGGTGGAAGATTCAGTGGATCGCCATCAAGGGGAGCGCTTTTTACGCCGATTGATTAACTTTAACCTTGAAAAATTGACCATTGAGCAAGAGCAAATTGCTGCCCAAGATCTATTGAATCATATGCATCAGTTATTGCTGCCTCGGCTAAACAGCCTGCCTTTCTTTAGCAGCAAACAGGATCATAAAGTGACCGTCAAAGTTCTGGGCGTTAATTTCCCACTGGCGCCGCTGCCTAAACTGCTCCAGCAATGTAGCCATAGCCGCCATTTTTCTTTGGCACCGCTGCTCGCATCGCGCCAGCAGCAGCTGTTGGTTACACCGGTACGCCAGCGTGATAAACCACAGGGCCTGATGACAGAAATCTACCTTGCTGCGATCTTAGAATCGCACCAGTTGCCCAAATTAGTCGCTAAATTAGAGTCAGATTTTGAATCGGTACAATCGAGGATTCAATTTATTCACCAAGCACAAAAAGTCGGTCAATTTTTCGCACTGCGCTTTCATCACAGCCCAATTAGCGCTCGCCCTATTGAGCTCAGGCAAGCCCTTGAGAAATTGGCCAAGGCTAAATTACACCGCGCGCGCGCCATTGAAGATGAATTTACCAATCTTGTCGGCTGTGGTGAGCTCATTGATATTACGGATGAGGTGTTAGTGCGCTTAGAAATTGGCTAA
- the radA gene encoding DNA repair protein RadA, whose amino-acid sequence MAKVKRAYVCNDCGADFPRWQGQCNACGAWNTITEVRLSASPQVARNERFMGYAGGEASQVQTLDSIDLAELPRFSSGFKELDRVLGGGIVPGAAILIGGNPGAGKSTLLLQTMCYLASVMPTLYVTGEESLQQVALRASRLGLPKDQLKMLSETSVETICQVAKKEQPKIMVIDSIQVMHVADVQSAPGSVAQVRESASALTRYAKQNNVAIFMVGHVTKDGTLAGPKVLEHCIDCSVMLDGSSDTRFRTLRSHKNRFGAVNELGVFAMTEKGMREVSNPSAIFLTRGEEQTSGSSVMVVWEGTRPLLVEIQALVDYSQLSNPRRVAVGLEQNRLALLLAVLHKHGGLQMADQDVFVNVVGGVKVTETSADLALLVALISSFRERPLPQDLVVFGEVGLAGEIRPVPSGQERLMEAAKHGFRRAIVPKANAPKQKMEGIEVFAVSKLADALDILSSLD is encoded by the coding sequence ATGGCCAAGGTAAAACGAGCCTATGTATGTAATGATTGTGGTGCAGATTTTCCGCGCTGGCAGGGGCAGTGTAATGCTTGCGGCGCGTGGAATACCATCACAGAGGTACGTTTGTCTGCCTCTCCCCAAGTGGCGCGAAATGAGCGCTTTATGGGGTATGCGGGCGGTGAAGCCAGCCAAGTACAAACCCTAGATAGCATCGATTTAGCTGAACTACCGCGCTTTAGTAGCGGCTTTAAGGAGCTTGATCGTGTTCTTGGCGGCGGCATTGTGCCAGGGGCGGCGATTTTGATTGGTGGTAACCCGGGCGCAGGTAAAAGCACCTTGCTGCTGCAAACCATGTGTTATCTCGCCAGTGTGATGCCCACCTTATATGTCACCGGTGAAGAGTCCTTACAGCAAGTGGCGCTGCGTGCCTCGCGTTTAGGGCTGCCAAAAGATCAATTAAAAATGCTGTCAGAAACCAGTGTTGAGACCATTTGCCAGGTAGCGAAAAAAGAGCAGCCGAAAATTATGGTGATCGACTCGATTCAGGTGATGCATGTCGCCGATGTGCAATCTGCACCCGGCAGTGTGGCGCAGGTGCGTGAGTCTGCCTCAGCGCTGACGCGTTATGCTAAGCAAAATAATGTGGCTATTTTTATGGTTGGTCATGTCACCAAAGATGGCACCTTGGCCGGACCGAAAGTGCTGGAGCATTGCATCGACTGTTCGGTGATGCTTGATGGCAGCAGTGATACGCGTTTTCGCACCCTACGTAGTCATAAAAACCGTTTTGGCGCCGTCAATGAGCTAGGTGTGTTTGCGATGACTGAAAAGGGGATGCGTGAAGTGAGTAATCCTTCAGCTATTTTCCTGACGCGCGGTGAAGAGCAAACCTCTGGTAGTTCGGTGATGGTGGTTTGGGAGGGCACGCGCCCGCTCTTGGTTGAGATTCAAGCCTTGGTAGATTACTCCCAGTTGTCGAATCCGCGTCGTGTCGCTGTGGGTTTAGAGCAAAACCGTTTGGCGCTGTTATTGGCGGTGCTACATAAGCATGGCGGCCTACAAATGGCTGACCAGGATGTCTTTGTCAATGTGGTGGGCGGTGTCAAAGTCACCGAAACCAGTGCCGATTTGGCTTTGCTGGTGGCGCTGATTTCTAGTTTTCGTGAGCGCCCACTACCGCAGGATCTTGTGGTCTTTGGTGAAGTGGGTTTGGCGGGGGAGATTCGTCCGGTACCGAGCGGTCAAGAGCGTTTGATGGAAGCGGCAAAGCATGGTTTTCGCCGTGCGATTGTACCGAAAGCCAATGCCCCGAAACAAAAGATGGAAGGCATCGAAGTCTTTGCTGTGAGCAAGTTAGCGGATGCTTTAGATATCTTGTCGAGCCTCGATTAA
- a CDS encoding type IV pilin protein, whose protein sequence is MKRNCIKGFTLLELVVVVAIIGILGAIAYPNYQKSVLKSYRNEAQGSLVKLQLYMDYEFTKNRSYPVAAGTVTDVSSTTCADCNISFERYSFAIHRPSKATGGEIFYIVATPTSIQADDECGTLTYNAGGLGTATGGDHCW, encoded by the coding sequence ATGAAACGAAATTGCATAAAAGGATTTACCCTACTAGAGCTTGTAGTTGTCGTCGCTATTATTGGAATATTAGGTGCGATCGCATATCCGAATTATCAAAAAAGTGTTTTGAAAAGTTATAGGAATGAAGCACAAGGCTCTTTAGTTAAACTACAACTTTATATGGATTATGAATTCACTAAGAATCGCAGCTATCCAGTAGCAGCAGGAACAGTAACAGATGTTTCATCAACAACTTGTGCTGACTGCAATATTAGTTTTGAACGCTATAGTTTTGCCATACACCGCCCAAGTAAAGCGACTGGAGGTGAAATTTTCTATATTGTCGCCACCCCAACTAGTATTCAAGCGGATGACGAATGCGGCACACTCACCTACAACGCAGGAGGCTTAGGCACTGCAACGGGTGGTGACCACTGCTGGTAA
- a CDS encoding YtjB family periplasmic protein, whose amino-acid sequence MRSVQIKWQQAMQYIVLALSLAGISMMMASTHRLNQQNMTQIDRQTELLSQVLVQQAADSVAQSVVNDDPEQLQVLLNQLSKSPYIYDAAVYDLSGVPLAQSSEAKSVTELTGLATPLGVASMGRKQWVSEIKHQNERVGFVRITLEQGKLVAPAQNKLQTHIDSLRVMLVFAIIIGIVLAVTFYSQKRWLRSPFHMRPAPLKHRKKRKLTPIDETQNSTSDNESAPQSDTSATIQAEAASSNDGNQLQATKKDNE is encoded by the coding sequence ATGCGCAGTGTTCAAATCAAATGGCAGCAAGCGATGCAATATATCGTTTTAGCCTTAAGCCTTGCCGGCATCTCGATGATGATGGCCAGCACCCATCGTCTAAACCAGCAAAATATGACTCAGATTGATCGTCAGACTGAGCTTTTATCCCAAGTACTGGTTCAGCAAGCCGCTGATAGTGTTGCGCAATCTGTGGTCAATGATGATCCTGAGCAGCTACAAGTGCTGCTCAATCAGCTCAGCAAAAGCCCCTATATCTATGATGCGGCTGTATATGATTTAAGTGGCGTACCGCTGGCACAATCAAGCGAAGCAAAATCCGTAACCGAGCTGACCGGCCTTGCCACGCCCCTTGGTGTGGCGTCTATGGGGCGCAAGCAATGGGTTTCAGAAATTAAACATCAAAATGAGCGTGTTGGTTTTGTACGCATTACCCTTGAACAAGGTAAATTAGTCGCACCTGCACAAAATAAGCTGCAAACCCATATCGATAGCCTTCGAGTGATGCTGGTCTTTGCCATTATCATCGGTATTGTTTTAGCGGTGACCTTCTATTCGCAAAAACGCTGGCTTCGCTCCCCTTTCCATATGCGCCCAGCACCACTGAAGCATCGTAAGAAACGCAAGTTAACCCCGATTGATGAAACGCAGAACAGCACTTCAGACAATGAATCAGCGCCACAATCTGATACATCTGCGACGATACAAGCCGAGGCTGCTAGTTCAAATGATGGCAATCAGTTACAAGCAACTAAGAAAGATAATGAATAG
- the serB gene encoding phosphoserine phosphatase: MDATNLLSIGKDISLTKRLTSHFVQTQGRSMAQAWLLFGNYLDGDILENLAQVAQQPLGVIACWKVGHYEVALIADGYSAAVVEAADLLGLDCADSLALNDLPTLKSPGLIVMDMDSTAIQIECIDEIAAAFGVGEKVAAVTERAMQGELDFKASLHERVGTLNGCDASVLATIRDNIPMMPELREMVNTLKAYDWKVAIASGGFTFFSDYLKETLGLDAAYSNSLEIVDGKLTGKVLGDVVDAQAKADILCQLSQQFEIDMSNTMAIGDGANDLTMIAASGLGVAFHAKPKVVAQAPVALRHAQLGGVICLLSASLLMQQISWQSQP, encoded by the coding sequence ATGGATGCAACCAATTTATTGTCTATCGGCAAGGATATTAGCCTCACCAAGCGACTTACGTCTCACTTTGTTCAAACGCAAGGTCGTTCAATGGCGCAGGCGTGGTTGCTCTTTGGAAACTACCTTGATGGCGATATTTTAGAAAATCTTGCGCAGGTGGCGCAGCAGCCGCTGGGTGTGATTGCCTGCTGGAAGGTCGGTCACTATGAAGTCGCACTGATCGCTGATGGTTATTCTGCTGCGGTAGTGGAAGCCGCTGATCTTTTGGGTTTAGATTGCGCCGATAGTCTTGCTTTAAATGATCTGCCGACATTGAAATCGCCTGGTCTTATCGTGATGGATATGGACTCGACGGCGATTCAAATCGAGTGCATCGATGAAATTGCAGCAGCCTTTGGGGTGGGTGAAAAAGTGGCCGCAGTGACTGAGCGTGCCATGCAGGGCGAACTGGATTTCAAAGCCAGTTTGCATGAGCGTGTCGGCACTTTAAATGGTTGCGATGCCAGTGTGCTCGCGACCATTCGTGACAATATTCCCATGATGCCTGAGCTGCGTGAGATGGTGAACACGCTTAAAGCCTATGACTGGAAAGTGGCCATTGCTTCTGGCGGTTTTACCTTCTTTTCTGATTATCTGAAAGAAACGCTTGGTTTGGATGCAGCTTATTCCAATAGCTTGGAAATTGTGGACGGTAAGCTAACTGGAAAAGTGCTCGGTGATGTCGTTGATGCGCAGGCTAAAGCGGATATTCTTTGTCAATTATCGCAGCAGTTTGAGATTGATATGAGTAACACCATGGCGATTGGTGATGGCGCTAATGATCTGACGATGATTGCTGCATCAGGACTTGGAGTGGCCTTTCATGCAAAACCGAAAGTCGTGGCACAAGCGCCCGTTGCACTGCGTCATGCGCAACTTGGCGGGGTGATCTGTCTGCTTTCTGCATCTTTGCTGATGCAGCAGATTAGCTGGCAGTCGCAGCCTTAA
- a CDS encoding IS3 family transposase (programmed frameshift) — protein MKSTHKRTQRDYSLAFKLAVVDQVEKGELSYTQAQERYGIQGRSTVLVWLRKHGRLDWNQGTPHIPTGETMPTTLTPEQKIKALERELEEMQLKADFFEAVIKVMDRDFGGSSVKKAQGRVIKEKTLAKLTVTKACRFIGITRQAFYKRCNQARLRHQHEWCILEFVQFKRINQPRIGTRKLQFLLSKCHLLIGRDRLFSLLKQHRLLVPNRRAYHRTTYSRHHFYCHQNYLKAGFKPNQPEQLWVADITYLPTHNGEAYLSLITDAYSRKIVGYHVDDNLKTQSVKQAFIKALKSKRRSTALIHHSDRGIQYCSREYQALHQKHGITCSMTDGYDCYQNALAERVNGILKQEYLLITPRDLQEARRMVAESVTLYNEQRPHTALKYKTPDEVHRAFYT, from the exons ATGAAATCAACCCACAAGCGAACACAAAGAGATTACTCCCTCGCCTTTAAACTGGCTGTTGTCGACCAAGTAGAAAAAGGCGAGCTAAGCTACACACAAGCGCAAGAGCGCTATGGCATCCAAGGTCGAAGTACGGTTTTAGTTTGGCTTCGCAAGCATGGCCGTCTAGATTGGAATCAAGGAACACCTCATATTCCAACAGGAGAGACTATGCCAACCACACTGACTCCCGAGCAAAAAATCAAAGCACTTGAGCGTGAGCTTGAAGAGATGCAGCTTAAGGCTGATTTCTTTGAGGCGGTGATTAAGGTGATGGATCGTGACTTTGGAG GTTCGTCTGTCAAAAAAGCGCAAGGCCGAGTTATTAAGGAAAAAACGCTCGCAAAGCTTACAGTAACCAAAGCCTGCCGGTTTATTGGGATTACCAGACAAGCCTTCTATAAGCGTTGTAATCAAGCGCGTCTTCGCCATCAGCATGAATGGTGTATCCTTGAATTTGTTCAATTTAAGCGAATCAACCAGCCCAGAATAGGGACTCGAAAGCTTCAGTTTCTACTTTCCAAATGCCACTTACTAATTGGTAGAGACCGTTTGTTTTCACTACTGAAACAACATCGATTACTGGTGCCCAACCGACGCGCCTATCATCGAACGACGTACAGTCGACATCACTTCTATTGCCATCAAAACTATCTCAAAGCAGGATTTAAACCCAATCAACCTGAGCAGTTGTGGGTGGCAGATATTACCTATCTTCCCACGCATAATGGTGAAGCCTACCTAAGCCTTATTACTGATGCTTACTCTCGAAAGATTGTGGGTTATCACGTGGACGATAACTTAAAGACCCAATCAGTAAAGCAAGCCTTCATCAAGGCACTGAAGAGTAAACGAAGAAGCACAGCGCTGATTCATCATTCAGACCGAGGCATTCAATACTGCTCTCGAGAGTATCAAGCACTGCATCAAAAACATGGCATTACATGTTCAATGACAGATGGCTATGACTGCTATCAAAACGCATTGGCAGAAAGAGTGAATGGGATTTTAAAGCAGGAGTATTTGCTAATAACACCAAGGGATTTGCAGGAAGCCAGAAGAATGGTGGCTGAATCTGTGACTTTGTATAACGAACAGCGGCCTCATACGGCACTGAAATACAAAACACCCGATGAAGTACATCGGGCGTTTTATACTTAA